The Streptomyces luteogriseus genome includes a window with the following:
- a CDS encoding SCP2 sterol-binding domain-containing protein — protein sequence MATIEECRSALDKLSDTMQRAEGDVRDAAALDRSVSCHITDLDITFVGRMRGGRIEVHDTVPGPPPGKAEIRLSMTGDDLVALVGGELNFAKAWGSGRVKLHAGVRDLFQLRKLL from the coding sequence ATGGCCACGATCGAGGAGTGCCGCAGCGCACTCGACAAGCTCTCGGACACCATGCAGCGCGCCGAAGGGGACGTCCGCGACGCCGCGGCTCTCGACCGCTCGGTGAGCTGCCACATCACGGACCTCGACATCACCTTCGTCGGCCGGATGCGCGGCGGACGGATCGAGGTGCACGACACCGTGCCCGGCCCGCCGCCCGGCAAGGCCGAGATCAGACTCTCCATGACCGGCGACGACCTGGTGGCGCTGGTCGGCGGCGAGCTGAACTTCGCCAAGGCCTGGGGCTCGGGCCGGGTCAAGCTGCACGCGGGCGTGCGGGACCTGTTCCAGCTCAGGAAGCTTCTGTAG
- a CDS encoding TlyA family RNA methyltransferase, with product MAGVARRRLDAELVRRKLARSREHAAQLIAAGRVSVGKTVATKSATQVETAAAILVAQDDGDPDYVSRGGHKLAGALAVFGPQGLAVEGRRALDAGASTGGFTDVLLRAGAAHVVAVDVGYGQLAWSLQKDERVTVKDRTNVRELTLEAIDGEPVDLVVGDLSFIPLGLVLPALVRCVKPDADLVMMVKPQFEVGKERLGSGGVVRSTQLRAEAVRGVAEKAWGLGLGVKGVTASPLPGPSGNVEYFLWLRSGAPALDPAEADRAVAEGPR from the coding sequence GTGGCAGGAGTCGCACGTCGCCGTCTGGACGCGGAGCTGGTCCGCCGGAAGCTCGCGCGCTCGCGTGAGCACGCCGCGCAGCTGATCGCCGCGGGGCGGGTCTCCGTCGGCAAGACCGTCGCGACCAAATCCGCCACGCAGGTGGAGACCGCGGCCGCGATCCTGGTGGCCCAGGACGACGGCGACCCGGACTACGTCTCGCGCGGCGGCCACAAGCTGGCCGGCGCGCTCGCGGTGTTCGGGCCGCAGGGGCTGGCCGTCGAGGGGCGCAGGGCGCTCGACGCGGGCGCTTCCACCGGCGGTTTCACCGACGTCCTGCTGCGGGCGGGCGCCGCCCACGTCGTCGCCGTCGACGTCGGATACGGACAACTCGCGTGGTCCCTCCAGAAGGATGAACGCGTCACCGTCAAGGACCGTACGAACGTACGCGAGTTGACGCTTGAAGCGATCGATGGGGAGCCAGTGGATCTTGTCGTGGGGGATCTGTCCTTCATCCCGCTCGGGCTGGTCCTGCCCGCCTTGGTGCGGTGCGTGAAGCCGGACGCCGACCTGGTGATGATGGTCAAGCCGCAGTTCGAGGTGGGCAAGGAGCGCCTCGGCAGCGGGGGAGTGGTGCGCAGCACCCAGCTGCGGGCCGAAGCGGTACGGGGGGTGGCCGAGAAGGCCTGGGGGCTGGGGCTCGGGGTGAAGGGCGTGACGGCCAGTCCGCTGCCGGGGCCGTCGGGGAATGTCGAATACTTTCTGTGGCTGCGGTCCGGGGCACCGGCACTGGACCCGGCCGAGGCAGACCGTGCAGTGGCGGAGGGGCCGCGTTGA
- a CDS encoding NAD kinase — protein sequence MTENRARTVFLLAHTGRPAAVRSAELVVKGLLRSGLGVRVLEAEARDLPLPAEVELVREATPQCLDGCELLIVLGGDGTLLRGAEFARASGVPMLGVNLGRVGFLAEAERDDLDKVVDRVVTKAYEVEERMTVDVVVHRNGDIVHTDWALNEAAVQKVSAERMLEVVLEIDGRPVTGFGCDGIVCATPTGSTAYAFSAGGPVVWPEVEALLMVPISAHALFAKPLVTSPDSVLAVEVLPHIPPGVLWCDGRRTVDLPPGARVEVRRGAVPVRLARLHHASFTDRLVAKFALPVSGWRGAPH from the coding sequence TTGACCGAGAACCGAGCTCGTACTGTTTTCCTGCTCGCCCACACGGGCCGGCCCGCGGCCGTGCGCAGTGCCGAGCTCGTGGTGAAGGGGCTGCTGCGCTCCGGGCTGGGCGTGCGCGTCCTGGAGGCCGAGGCACGCGATCTGCCGCTGCCGGCGGAGGTGGAGCTGGTCAGGGAGGCCACTCCGCAGTGCCTCGACGGCTGTGAGCTGCTCATCGTGCTGGGCGGCGACGGCACGCTGCTGCGCGGCGCCGAGTTCGCGCGGGCGTCGGGTGTGCCGATGCTCGGCGTCAACCTCGGGCGCGTCGGGTTCCTCGCGGAGGCCGAGCGCGACGACCTCGACAAGGTCGTCGACCGGGTGGTGACCAAGGCGTACGAGGTCGAGGAGCGGATGACCGTCGACGTCGTCGTGCACCGCAACGGGGACATCGTGCACACGGACTGGGCGCTGAACGAGGCGGCCGTGCAGAAGGTGTCCGCCGAGCGGATGCTGGAGGTCGTCCTGGAGATCGACGGGCGGCCGGTGACGGGGTTCGGCTGTGACGGGATCGTCTGCGCGACGCCCACGGGGTCGACGGCGTACGCCTTCTCGGCGGGCGGGCCGGTGGTGTGGCCGGAGGTCGAGGCGCTGCTGATGGTGCCGATCTCCGCGCACGCGCTGTTCGCGAAGCCGCTGGTGACATCGCCGGATTCCGTGTTGGCTGTGGAGGTTCTGCCCCACATTCCGCCGGGTGTGCTGTGGTGCGACGGGCGGCGGACCGTGGACCTGCCGCCGGGAGCGAGGGTCGAAGTGCGGCGGGGGGCGGTGCCGGTGCGGCTGGCCCGGCTGCATCACGCGTCGTTCACGGACCGGCTGGTGGCCAAGTTCGCGCTGCCTGTTTCCGGGTGGCGGGGCGCCCCTCACTAG